CCGAATAAACCGCAAGATATGGATAGGCTCTTCGCTTCTTTATATAAGGAGAATGTGCCGAAATTAGGTTGGCTCGCCAAGAAAGCGCTACTCAGCCAATGGAATAATTTACCGCATCGATATCTGACCGAAAACACCCTGGAAAGAGAGAAGGAGATTTTTATAGGTTCTAAACTTTCCGCGGTAAAACAGAAGGCGTTGATTTTATCCGGGACCGAAGATCCGATTACGGATCCTCCTATGGTTAGGAAATTGCACGGATATCTAAAGAATAGTAAACTAGTTTGGATCCAAGGAGCGAAACACGCTCTTCATTTTGAGAGAGCTTCCGAAATCGGAAATCATATCAATAGCTGGTTGTAGTCTGGAAATTAAAGTTTCCGAGGACTTCCGGAGAATACGACGAATGATTTCCCTTCGCATATTCGTTTCGGTCGAGTGACGTGAAGCGGAGCTTCACATTATACTTATTCAAGCAGCGACAAGTTTCGGACAGAACGTTCCACATTTTTTGCAAAAATTTCGAATTTCTGAGACGACTAAGTCCGAATTGTCCGACTCGTGAATATACTTTATAAATTCACATAAAGTTAAGAGTCAGGCCATCCGATGAGGCGAGAAACAAGAATTGCTATAGTGGAAAGCGATACGTCATTTGCGAAATCTTGCGTGGAATCATTACGAAGTATTGAGAACGTCTCGCGAACGGATGTGTTCTCATCCGTAGAATCTTTTTTCGAATCCGATCCGAATCGTTTCGATTTGGTTTTCTTGGACGCTCTTCCGTCCCAAAATTCGGGGATCGAATTTCTAAAGGAAGAAAAAGTTCAAGGAAAGAATACGAAGTATGTCGTTCTTTCCACGGTGGATTCCGACGAGACTCTCTACCAAGCCATACAGGCCGGAGCCGTAGGCTTCGTTTTAAAGAAGGATTTAGAGGATATCGCCGATGTGGCGACTACCGTTATGAGAGAAGGAGGGATATTATCCCAAGGTTTGGCGGCGCGCGTTATCTCCTTCTTTCACAAGCCTCCGAGGCAAGAACTGAATTCTCTCACTCCTAGAGAAAGGGAAATCCTGGAGCATATAGTTCGCGGAGCGAGAACTAAGCAAATAGCGGGTTATTTCGGAACGAAAGAAGGAACGGTTCGGATTCAAATCAAAAGTATTTTCAAGAAAATGAAAGTGAACTCTAGAGTGGATCTAGTTCGCAAGTTTTCCCGTCCTTGATATAAAATAATCCCAAAGGTTTATTTTATATGTCGTCGTAAATATTACTATCTACTACATATTATAGGTAGTGGGCGAAAGCTAAGAAATAAATCTTAAGTCCCGATCGAATAATCGGGAAACTTGCTTCCTTCCGTTTGTTATTAGTATATGGTATACGGCATGAAGGGGATACGAGAGACGGAATGGTCGGAGGCCATCGCAAAGTTGGCCGTCGTTATCTCCACGTACAAACATGTGGGAAATACAGCGGACCAAGTCTTTCTCGCCTGCGAATCCTTATGGGCGGACTGGGACGGATTCGAACCTACAGGACCGGATTGGTTACAAGGATTCGAAGAATCCATGGACGAAGGCGAGATGAAATACGCTTCGGACGCTTTCGAAGACGTTCGGAGATTGCTTAAGGATAAATTCGAGAAAGTCAATCGGATGTTCGAATCCGAAGACGATTCCGTATTAGGCGCCCTGATTTTGGAATTAGCCGATGGCATCTACGCTTTGTTAGATGGACCGGAACCTCCGGAAACTACTTCCGAATCGGTGGTGATAGAGGCGGAGAAGTTATTGGAAATTCTTTTGGAATCGAACGGCCTGCGATTTCCGGAGGACGAAAATCTTGTTTCGATCGATTTGGATCAAGTAGAGGATCCTGGTGAAAGGGAGATTCTAAGGGAATTGATCTCTTCTTTTATAGAAATCGGAGAATCCAACGAAAGCAAATACGGAGAATCCTTGTATCTTCTGATTTCCAGAATCTTTATCGTACATTGGAGCTTTTATAGGCTTCGTTTAGTTGCCTGAGCGTTTCGATTTGGCTTCTTTCTCTTTTTGAATCTCTTCCCGTAAGTTTCGGGCCTCTTGCACACTTATTCCGGTTTGGACTAACATAAAATTTTCTAAGGATGCAGTCCATTTTTGCAGATCGTCCGGGCCTTTTAACTTAGGGATAAAGAAAGGCTCCGAAATATAAAATCTAGCTTTTGAAAATGGTTTAGGGACTTTCGTTCTATCCCAGCTATGTACCTGCCAATAGCGATCGTATTTTGCATAATACGAGATTACCGGAAATCCGGTCAGAGAAGCCAATTGCACGATCCCGGGTTTTAATTCGTAAATCGGACCCGTAGGACCGTCGGGAGTAATCAGGCCTATGCTTCCTTTTTTGGAATCCTGTACTAGCGCTTTCAAAGCGGTGGAGCCGCCTTTCTTACTGGAACCTCTTTTGGGGCGCATTCCGAAATGGCTGATGACCCGAGTGGCCAACTCTCCGTCCTTGGATCGGGAGGCCATCGGTACGACTTCCAAATTGTATCGCTTTATGAAAAACTTATATGTAAAATGGATTACGTTGGGGATTTGATTGTGCCAGAGCGCCAATAGGAACCCTTTTCCTTTTAGGAGTTGCTCTTCGGTGGATTTAGGAAGATCGATTTCTTCCCAGCGAACAGTTAGATAAATAATTCGCAGAATGAAAAAGGAAATCCAGGCTGCGATTTTAACTTTCACGCTTCTTCGCTCCTCCGTAAGAACGGTAGAAGAAAAAGCCGAAGTATCGATCCGAGCAATCGTAATGCCGGGCCGCCAAAACGGTTCCTGCTGGAACCGTTTACCGTGCGGGAAGGTATGGTCCGGGGTGCGTCCATCGCCTTTTTTTTAGGGAAGAATTTTCCCCGGATTTAGGATGTTTTTCGGATCTAATGCTTTTTTTATAAGGCGCATTACGTTTATCTCCGCTTCCGATCTGGAAAAATGTAGGAAGTCCTTCTTTAATAAACCGATTCCGTGTTCCGCGCTAATGGATCCGTGATGTTTTTGCAAAAGCTGAAACATGCTCGGATCAACGCTTTTACATTGCGAGAAGAAGTCAGCATCGGAAAGGTCTTTCGGCTTTACTATGTTTAAGTGAAGATTTCCGTCGCCTATATGTCCGAAAAGGGCCACTTCGAATCCGGGGTACTTATCGGAAAGGAGAGACTGCATGTCCTCCAGGAACGGATTCATATTTCGGAGAGGCAGGGAAATATCGTTTTTATGAACGGTATAGTCTATCGAAATCGATTCGCTGATTCCTTCCCTATATTTCCAGAAAGTCTCGGCTTGCCGGGAATTTTGAGCCAAGCTCCCATCGGTCACGAAACCTTTTTCCAGAATGGTTTCTAAGAAGGCGAAAAGTTTCTCCTCGTCGGCTGCCTCGTCGATTTCGAATTCCATTAAAACGTAATATGGGCTCGGTTCTGAGAACGGATCCGGAACCTGCAAATGGTCTATGACCTTGTCCAGGCAATATTTGGTTAGAAATTCGAAGGCGAGAATAGGAACGGATATGTTATGGGTTTCCTTGAATAATTCCAATATGGAAGGAAAATCGGGAACCGCGGTAAATAGAATACGATTGTCCAATGGCTTCTTGGTGAGTTTGACGGTGCATTCGGTTATGATTCCTAAGGTTCCTTCGGAGCCGATAAATAGATGTTTTAAATCGTAGCCGGTATTGTTTTTCAGAATCTCTCCGTTGAACTCCAGGATCTCTCCCGTTCCGGTGACGACCTTTAGCCCTAGAACCCACTGACGGATAAGCCCGTAATGCACCACTCTTACGCCGCCTGCATTAGTCGCTATGTTTCCCCCGATTTGAGAGGAGCCTGTGGCGGCAAAATCGACCGGAAAGTAGAATCCTCTCTCCTCGCATTCGTTGTGCAGGTTTTTGGTGATCATTCCAGCTTGAACGGTTAGAGAGCCGAAGAACGGATCGAAATCCAGGACTTGGTCCATCTTGGATAGGGAAACGACGATCCCGCCGGATTTTGCCACAGCGCCTCCTGCGTATCCGGTTCTTCCTCCGGAAGGGACCACTTGGATATCGTTTTCATACGCGAATTTTACGATTTCCGAGACTTCTTGAGTATTCTTCGGAAATGTCAGTATTTCGTAATTGGGAGAATAGACCTTGGTGCGATCCGTTCCGTAGGAGAGAA
The sequence above is a segment of the Leptospira wolffii serovar Khorat str. Khorat-H2 genome. Coding sequences within it:
- a CDS encoding LuxR C-terminal-related transcriptional regulator, which produces MRRETRIAIVESDTSFAKSCVESLRSIENVSRTDVFSSVESFFESDPNRFDLVFLDALPSQNSGIEFLKEEKVQGKNTKYVVLSTVDSDETLYQAIQAGAVGFVLKKDLEDIADVATTVMREGGILSQGLAARVISFFHKPPRQELNSLTPREREILEHIVRGARTKQIAGYFGTKEGTVRIQIKSIFKKMKVNSRVDLVRKFSRP
- a CDS encoding lysophospholipid acyltransferase family protein; this encodes MKVKIAAWISFFILRIIYLTVRWEEIDLPKSTEEQLLKGKGFLLALWHNQIPNVIHFTYKFFIKRYNLEVVPMASRSKDGELATRVISHFGMRPKRGSSKKGGSTALKALVQDSKKGSIGLITPDGPTGPIYELKPGIVQLASLTGFPVISYYAKYDRYWQVHSWDRTKVPKPFSKARFYISEPFFIPKLKGPDDLQKWTASLENFMLVQTGISVQEARNLREEIQKEKEAKSKRSGN
- a CDS encoding FAD-binding oxidoreductase; translation: MSILSLENKNKLKKLLGEDRVFFHDEKVMDEATFLSYGTDRTKVYSPNYEILTFPKNTQEVSEIVKFAYENDIQVVPSGGRTGYAGGAVAKSGGIVVSLSKMDQVLDFDPFFGSLTVQAGMITKNLHNECEERGFYFPVDFAATGSSQIGGNIATNAGGVRVVHYGLIRQWVLGLKVVTGTGEILEFNGEILKNNTGYDLKHLFIGSEGTLGIITECTVKLTKKPLDNRILFTAVPDFPSILELFKETHNISVPILAFEFLTKYCLDKVIDHLQVPDPFSEPSPYYVLMEFEIDEAADEEKLFAFLETILEKGFVTDGSLAQNSRQAETFWKYREGISESISIDYTVHKNDISLPLRNMNPFLEDMQSLLSDKYPGFEVALFGHIGDGNLHLNIVKPKDLSDADFFSQCKSVDPSMFQLLQKHHGSISAEHGIGLLKKDFLHFSRSEAEINVMRLIKKALDPKNILNPGKILP